In Paraflavitalea devenefica, the following are encoded in one genomic region:
- a CDS encoding thiolase family protein: MNKVYVIDAVRTPIGKYGGALSTIRPDDLLAHVIRSLLQRNTGIDVNAIEDVIAGDANQAGEDNRNVARMAALLAGLPVTVAGNTVNRLCASGLQAIMDAARAIMCNEGELYIAGGVESMTRAPFVMAKAGTGWSRATEVHDSTIGWRFVNKRLTDKYYPYSMGETAENVAKQWNISRQEQDEFALRSQEKYFAAQDKGLWKAEISGIEILGGKNESEKIYLETDEPPRKTSMEKLASLRPAFIKEGSVTAGNSSGINDGAAALLLASEAAVKKYNLQPMATIRSMAIAGVDPAIMGVGPVPASRKALQRAGITAKDLDLIELNEAFASQSIACMRDLELDASKVNVNGGSIAIGHPLGCSGARISATLLHEMKRRGAKRGLATMCVGVGQGAAIIYEGM; the protein is encoded by the coding sequence ATGAACAAAGTGTATGTTATTGATGCCGTACGCACCCCCATCGGCAAATATGGCGGGGCCCTGAGCACCATCCGTCCCGACGACCTGCTGGCCCATGTGATCAGATCCCTCCTGCAACGCAATACCGGTATAGACGTAAATGCCATTGAAGATGTGATTGCCGGCGATGCCAACCAGGCCGGGGAAGATAACCGCAACGTGGCCCGTATGGCAGCCCTGCTGGCCGGCTTACCGGTAACTGTAGCCGGTAATACCGTGAACCGTTTATGTGCTTCCGGACTGCAGGCCATTATGGATGCGGCCCGCGCTATCATGTGCAATGAAGGCGAACTGTACATAGCAGGTGGGGTGGAAAGCATGACCCGCGCTCCCTTTGTCATGGCCAAGGCAGGTACCGGCTGGAGCAGGGCTACTGAAGTGCACGACAGCACCATTGGCTGGCGTTTTGTGAATAAACGATTGACAGATAAATATTATCCCTATTCCATGGGCGAAACGGCAGAGAATGTGGCAAAGCAATGGAACATTAGCCGTCAGGAGCAGGATGAGTTTGCTTTGCGAAGCCAGGAGAAATATTTTGCCGCACAGGATAAGGGACTTTGGAAAGCAGAGATCAGCGGCATAGAAATATTGGGTGGTAAGAATGAGAGTGAAAAGATCTACCTCGAAACAGATGAGCCGCCCCGCAAGACATCTATGGAAAAACTGGCCTCTTTACGGCCTGCCTTTATAAAAGAGGGTTCTGTTACGGCCGGCAATTCTTCCGGCATCAATGACGGGGCCGCCGCTTTATTACTGGCCAGTGAAGCAGCCGTAAAAAAATACAACCTGCAGCCAATGGCTACCATCCGCTCTATGGCCATTGCCGGTGTCGACCCGGCCATCATGGGCGTTGGTCCCGTACCTGCTTCGCGCAAGGCATTGCAGCGTGCCGGCATCACCGCCAAAGACCTCGATCTCATAGAGCTCAATGAAGCCTTTGCTTCGCAATCCATTGCCTGTATGCGTGACCTGGAACTGGATGCGTCGAAAGTAAATGTCAACGGAGGCTCTATTGCTATCGGTCACCCGTTGGGGTGCAGCGGCGCCCGGATATCTGCCACCTTATTACATGAAATGAAACGCCGCGGCGCCAAACGCGGACTAGCCACCATGTGCGTAGGAGTAGGGCAGGGCGCGGCAATTATATATGAGGGAATGTAA
- a CDS encoding DinB family protein, translated as MTMTIEQVIIDLTAHINNIPTRIQEIPVEELLQKPAPGKWSKKEILGHLIDSAINNLKRFVDIQSQPQPYKVLRYMQDNLVAINRYQDLPLDHMLLLWKLLNQQIVYVISSIPAEKLSYKIIIPSGESKTLEWLVIDYIEHMDHHWGQVFGG; from the coding sequence ATGACCATGACCATTGAGCAAGTGATCATTGACTTAACCGCCCACATCAACAACATCCCTACCCGCATCCAGGAAATACCTGTAGAAGAATTGCTGCAAAAACCGGCTCCGGGCAAATGGTCAAAGAAAGAAATATTGGGACACCTGATTGATTCCGCCATCAACAACCTCAAGCGGTTTGTAGATATTCAGAGTCAGCCGCAACCTTATAAAGTGCTTCGTTACATGCAGGATAACTTAGTAGCCATCAACCGCTACCAGGACCTACCGCTTGACCATATGCTGCTCTTGTGGAAATTACTCAACCAACAGATCGTATATGTGATCAGCAGCATTCCTGCGGAGAAACTTTCCTATAAGATCATCATTCCCTCCGGCGAATCCAAAACCCTCGAATGGCTCGTTATTGATTATATAGAACACATGGACCATCACTGGGGGCAGGTGTTTGGTGGGTAG